One Candidatus Palauibacter australiensis genomic window carries:
- the metH gene encoding methionine synthase translates to MSEARGTARGKRVARIREALERRILLMDGGAGTMIQRLGLDEAAYRAGPLADHPQPLFGNHDVLSLTRPGDVASLYRSYLEAGADFITTNTFNAQAISQADYGICGEAGNAHLIHDINRAAARIARQEADEATRADPSHPRFVLGSMGPTNRTASLSPDVENPAFRAVSFDELARAYRQQAEGLVEGGADVLLVETIFDTLNAKAAIFAILELEADLGEPLPIAVSGTITDLSGRTLSGQTVEAFWLSIRHADPLFVGLNCALGAEELEPYVAELSAVADVPVGCHPNAGLPNEFGGYDDTPAHMSHLLGDFADRGLLNLVGGCCGTEPEHIRAMAERMEGVPPRRVPAIEPLPRFSGLEPLAIRPDTLFVNIGERTNVTGSARFRRLIRDDDFDEAVEVARDQVVNGAQLLDVNMDEGLLDSEAAMTRFLNLIAAEPDIARIPTVIDSSRWEVIEAGLKCTQGRAVVNSISLKEGEESFLEQAAFIRRYGAGVIVMAFDERGQADTVDRKLEICARAYRLLLGAGFRPGEIIFDPNVFAVGTGIAEHDEYGVAFIEAVRRIKRELPGAMTSGGISNISFSYRGNDAVREAMHTAFLYHAIAAGLDMGIVNAGRLPLYDDIDPELLEAVEDVLLARRPDATERLTDLAGRIRDEGIETRVDDAWRSEGVETRLEHALVEGIVEHIEEDAEEARLLYGRALQVIEGPLMAGMNRVGDLFGSGRMFLPQVVKSARVMKRAVAFLVPHLEAEKKGKSGKVAGKGTILLATVKGDVHDIGKNIVGVVLQCNGYDTVDLGVMVPPDRILAEARAHGADAIGLSGLITPSLDEMVRVASEMERQEFEVPLLIGGATTSRKHTAVKIEERYSGATVHVLDASRAVGVVGKLLGDDGGADFVERTRAEYRRVREAYRGGRRPLATLERARANRLPLDGTAGAPPRSPGVHVYDPFPLEELVDYIDWTPFFQTWEMKGRFPRLLDHPERGGAARSLYDDARRLLDEIIRDGSLTARAIAGLYPANARGDDIVLFAPANGVPENRAAGDRAPGEGRREVLRVPHLRQQMDRSSGPNVSLADFLLPETAGATDWSGAFAVTAGIGLDALCARFEAAVDDYQSLLAKSLADRLAEALAERLHEIVRTDLWGYAPDEALDNESRIAERYVGIRPAPGYPACPDHSQKALLFDLLGVERRLGIRLTENYAMHPAASVSGWYFARPEARYFGLGRIGLDQVEDYAARSGISLAEAERRLSPNLGYDRDPVPEATA, encoded by the coding sequence GTGTCCGAGGCGCGAGGAACAGCGCGAGGAAAACGTGTCGCACGGATTCGGGAGGCGCTCGAGCGGCGCATCCTCCTGATGGACGGCGGCGCGGGAACGATGATCCAGCGGCTGGGCCTCGACGAGGCCGCCTATCGGGCGGGGCCGCTCGCGGATCATCCCCAGCCCCTGTTCGGGAATCACGATGTGCTGAGCCTCACTCGTCCCGGCGATGTCGCGTCCCTCTACCGCAGCTACCTGGAGGCGGGGGCCGACTTCATCACGACGAACACCTTCAACGCCCAGGCCATCTCCCAGGCCGACTACGGCATCTGCGGCGAGGCCGGTAACGCCCACCTCATCCACGACATCAATCGCGCGGCGGCGCGCATCGCCCGGCAGGAAGCCGACGAGGCGACGCGGGCGGACCCCTCGCACCCCCGCTTCGTGCTCGGGAGCATGGGGCCGACCAATCGGACCGCCTCGCTGTCGCCGGACGTCGAGAACCCGGCCTTCCGCGCCGTCTCCTTCGATGAACTCGCGCGCGCCTATCGTCAGCAGGCGGAAGGGCTCGTCGAGGGTGGCGCCGACGTGCTGCTCGTCGAGACGATCTTCGACACGCTCAACGCGAAGGCCGCGATCTTCGCGATCCTCGAACTCGAGGCGGATCTCGGCGAGCCGCTGCCGATCGCGGTCTCCGGCACGATCACCGATCTCTCCGGGCGGACCCTGTCGGGCCAGACCGTGGAAGCGTTCTGGCTCTCGATCCGTCATGCGGACCCTCTCTTCGTCGGTCTCAACTGCGCGCTCGGAGCCGAGGAACTCGAGCCCTACGTCGCGGAACTCTCCGCCGTGGCCGACGTCCCCGTGGGCTGTCACCCCAACGCGGGCCTCCCGAATGAGTTCGGGGGCTACGACGACACGCCCGCCCACATGTCCCACCTGCTGGGCGACTTCGCGGATCGCGGGCTTCTCAACCTCGTCGGCGGCTGCTGCGGGACCGAGCCGGAACACATCCGAGCCATGGCGGAGCGCATGGAAGGGGTGCCCCCGCGACGGGTGCCCGCGATCGAGCCGCTGCCCCGGTTCTCGGGTCTGGAGCCGCTCGCGATCCGGCCGGACACGCTGTTCGTGAACATCGGCGAGCGCACGAACGTCACGGGTTCGGCCCGCTTCAGGCGGCTGATCCGGGATGACGATTTCGACGAGGCGGTCGAGGTCGCGCGCGACCAGGTCGTCAATGGGGCGCAGCTTCTCGACGTGAACATGGACGAGGGCCTGCTCGACTCCGAAGCCGCCATGACCCGCTTCCTGAACCTGATTGCGGCGGAACCCGACATCGCCCGTATCCCCACCGTCATCGACTCCTCGCGCTGGGAGGTCATCGAGGCGGGGCTGAAGTGCACGCAGGGGAGGGCGGTCGTGAACTCGATCTCGCTCAAGGAGGGGGAAGAGTCGTTTCTCGAGCAGGCCGCCTTCATCCGCCGCTACGGGGCCGGCGTCATCGTCATGGCCTTCGACGAGCGGGGGCAGGCGGACACCGTGGACCGCAAGCTGGAGATCTGCGCCCGCGCCTACCGCCTCCTGCTCGGCGCCGGCTTCCGGCCCGGGGAGATCATCTTCGACCCCAACGTCTTCGCGGTGGGGACGGGAATCGCGGAACATGACGAGTACGGGGTCGCGTTCATCGAGGCCGTCCGTCGGATCAAGCGTGAACTCCCCGGCGCGATGACAAGCGGCGGGATCAGCAACATCTCCTTCTCCTATCGGGGAAACGACGCCGTGCGGGAGGCGATGCACACGGCCTTCCTGTACCACGCGATCGCGGCCGGACTCGACATGGGCATCGTGAACGCGGGACGGCTTCCGCTCTACGACGACATCGACCCGGAACTGCTCGAAGCGGTGGAGGACGTCCTGCTCGCCCGCCGGCCCGACGCCACGGAGCGGCTGACGGACCTCGCGGGCCGGATCCGGGACGAGGGGATCGAGACCCGGGTGGACGACGCCTGGCGCTCGGAGGGCGTCGAGACGCGGCTTGAGCACGCGCTCGTGGAAGGGATCGTCGAGCATATCGAGGAGGACGCCGAGGAGGCCCGCCTCCTGTACGGCAGGGCGCTCCAGGTCATCGAAGGGCCGCTCATGGCCGGGATGAACCGCGTCGGCGACCTGTTCGGGAGCGGGCGCATGTTCCTGCCTCAAGTCGTGAAGTCGGCGCGCGTGATGAAGCGGGCCGTCGCCTTCCTCGTCCCCCACCTGGAGGCGGAGAAGAAGGGCAAGTCGGGCAAGGTAGCGGGGAAGGGAACGATTCTCCTCGCGACCGTGAAGGGAGACGTCCACGACATCGGAAAGAACATCGTCGGTGTCGTGCTGCAGTGTAACGGCTACGACACCGTGGACCTCGGCGTCATGGTCCCCCCGGACCGCATCCTGGCCGAGGCCCGGGCCCACGGCGCGGACGCGATCGGGCTCAGCGGCCTCATCACGCCGTCGCTGGACGAGATGGTGCGGGTGGCGAGCGAGATGGAACGGCAGGAGTTCGAGGTGCCTCTCCTTATCGGAGGCGCCACGACGTCGCGGAAGCACACGGCGGTCAAGATCGAGGAACGTTACTCGGGGGCGACCGTGCACGTGCTCGATGCCTCGCGCGCGGTCGGGGTCGTGGGGAAGCTCCTGGGCGACGACGGCGGGGCGGACTTCGTGGAGCGGACGCGCGCCGAATACCGGCGCGTGCGCGAGGCGTACCGGGGAGGGAGGCGCCCGCTCGCGACGCTCGAGCGCGCCCGCGCGAACCGGCTCCCGCTCGATGGGACCGCGGGGGCGCCGCCGCGGTCGCCCGGGGTGCACGTGTACGATCCGTTCCCGCTGGAGGAACTGGTCGACTACATCGACTGGACGCCCTTCTTCCAGACCTGGGAGATGAAGGGACGCTTCCCGCGGTTGCTCGACCATCCGGAGCGGGGAGGAGCGGCCCGGTCGCTGTATGACGATGCTCGCCGGCTGCTCGACGAGATCATCCGTGACGGATCTCTGACGGCGCGCGCGATCGCGGGGCTGTATCCGGCGAACGCGCGCGGGGACGACATCGTCCTCTTCGCGCCGGCGAACGGGGTGCCGGAGAACAGGGCTGCGGGGGACAGGGCGCCGGGGGAGGGGCGTCGCGAGGTGCTCCGCGTGCCGCACCTCCGCCAGCAGATGGACCGTTCCTCGGGCCCGAACGTCAGCCTGGCCGACTTCCTCCTGCCCGAGACGGCCGGCGCAACCGACTGGAGCGGCGCCTTCGCCGTGACCGCCGGGATCGGCCTGGACGCGCTCTGTGCCCGCTTCGAGGCCGCCGTGGACGATTACCAGAGCCTCCTTGCGAAGTCGCTTGCCGACCGACTTGCCGAGGCGCTCGCCGAGCGTCTGCACGAGATCGTGCGCACCGACCTCTGGGGCTATGCGCCGGACGAGGCGCTCGACAACGAGTCCCGGATCGCCGAGCGCTACGTCGGGATCCGTCCGGCGCCCGGTTACCCGGCGTGTCCCGACCACTCGCAGAAGGCGCTCCTCTTCGACCTCCTCGGCGTGGAGCGCCGTCTCGGGATCCGCCTCACGGAGAACTACGCCATGCATCCCGCCGCGTCGGTGTCCGGGTGGTACTTCGCGCGGCCGGAAGCCCGCTACTTCGGCCTCGGCCGCATCGGGCTCGACCAGGTGGAGGACTACGCCGCGCGCAGCGGGATCTCCCTCGCCGAGGCGGAGCGCCGCCTCTCGCCCAACCTCGGGTACGACCGGGATCCGGTGCCGGAGGCGACGGCGTGA
- a CDS encoding DUF5916 domain-containing protein, with amino-acid sequence MRYRHEAGRAAFALAALAISGMGWGVHGQQEGLSPPEGPEATVFRGGVAPAAVDAVRREGALSIDGRLDDPAWQPAPVITDFVQGVPLEGAEPSEPTEVRVVFDDAAIYVAARMYESDPRVIRARLTRRDERGSFDSFKLSLDPNRDGLTGYEFEVSAAGAETDRYLFGDTQEDTNWDAIWDSAVQVDDRGWTVEMRIPLSQIRYEARPGMQTWGINFERRRLETNETDYFALQSRTARGRVSQFGTIDGLQLPRSSRRFEVRPFAVSQYHTAPATPGNPLFDGTEMEPRGGLDMSMGIGSAFSLDATIYPDFGQVEVDPEVINLTAFETFFPEKRPFFVRDAQIFTFAGSRGGRFGGGKALFFSRRIGREPRGSGPWDASFRETPSLTSILGAAKLTGRTTGGLSVGALAAVTGQESGQAYFAQDDSLGRFVAEPQAEHAVVRLQQDFRGGASKVGVIGTGLKRELPGDGSFDFLPSEAFSFGLDFEHQWGGRRGRDYRLWGFYSGSLIQGSSEALIRLQRNPTHYYQRPDATYLAVDSTATSMFGSDWRVQLEKEGEHWTWGTWAGQQTPGFEVNDFGFLTTGERLDVGARIGYREIRPGGLFRNYNISLFTYHNFRHSLLEKVRGPDHFRRSYDTGAAWMSGRFTFLNNWALNLNFSYSPESQSDTQTRGGPLMTEPAEFNVRVDANTDRSRSFHVSPNFSYRGAAQRRGHDMSTGVNISYRPLPNWRVSLNPRYNDRRDAAQYVTRSTALPYTPTYGDRYLFGDLQRTGFSMDTRLNVSFTPNLSLQLYAQPLLTSGDYRSYRQLAEAGSFDFLDYAEGRAYRFDGVVTGCTDGTTCAFDGVRYFDFDGDGELDYSTRDRDFNIRSLRGNAVFRWEYRPGSELFLVWQHARRESVLLGNFDLSRDLEGLWLAPAENVFIVKVSHYLSI; translated from the coding sequence ATGAGATACAGACATGAAGCGGGCCGCGCGGCGTTCGCCCTCGCGGCTCTTGCGATAAGCGGGATGGGGTGGGGGGTTCACGGGCAGCAGGAGGGGCTTTCACCGCCCGAAGGGCCCGAGGCGACGGTCTTCCGGGGCGGCGTAGCGCCGGCGGCCGTGGACGCGGTGCGGCGCGAGGGCGCGCTCTCGATCGACGGTCGGCTCGACGATCCGGCATGGCAGCCGGCCCCCGTCATCACCGATTTTGTCCAGGGCGTGCCTCTGGAGGGGGCGGAGCCCTCCGAACCCACCGAGGTTCGGGTCGTGTTCGACGACGCGGCGATCTACGTGGCGGCGCGGATGTACGAGAGCGACCCGCGCGTGATCCGGGCGCGCCTCACCCGTCGTGACGAGCGCGGCTCCTTCGATTCCTTCAAGCTCTCTCTCGATCCGAACCGGGACGGGCTGACCGGTTACGAATTCGAGGTCAGCGCCGCCGGGGCGGAGACGGATCGGTATCTGTTCGGCGATACCCAGGAAGACACGAACTGGGACGCGATCTGGGACTCCGCCGTGCAGGTCGACGACCGTGGGTGGACGGTGGAGATGCGGATCCCGCTCTCCCAGATCCGCTACGAAGCCCGCCCCGGCATGCAGACCTGGGGGATCAACTTCGAGCGCCGGCGTCTTGAGACGAACGAGACGGACTACTTCGCCTTGCAGTCGCGCACGGCGCGCGGACGGGTCAGCCAGTTCGGCACGATCGACGGGCTTCAACTCCCCCGGTCGAGCCGCAGGTTCGAGGTTCGGCCCTTCGCCGTGTCCCAGTACCACACCGCGCCCGCAACGCCGGGGAATCCGCTGTTCGACGGCACCGAGATGGAGCCGCGCGGAGGCCTCGACATGAGCATGGGAATCGGCTCGGCGTTCAGCCTCGATGCGACCATCTATCCCGACTTCGGGCAGGTCGAGGTGGACCCGGAGGTCATCAACCTCACGGCGTTCGAGACCTTCTTCCCCGAGAAGCGCCCCTTCTTCGTGCGCGACGCGCAGATCTTCACCTTCGCCGGCTCGCGCGGCGGGCGCTTCGGCGGCGGCAAGGCGCTCTTCTTCAGCCGGCGCATCGGGCGTGAACCGCGGGGATCCGGGCCCTGGGACGCCAGCTTCCGCGAGACGCCGAGTCTGACTTCGATCCTCGGAGCCGCAAAGCTGACCGGCCGCACGACGGGCGGTCTCTCTGTCGGGGCACTGGCGGCCGTGACCGGGCAGGAGAGCGGGCAGGCGTACTTCGCGCAGGACGATTCGCTGGGCCGGTTCGTGGCCGAGCCGCAAGCCGAGCATGCGGTGGTGAGGCTGCAGCAGGACTTCCGCGGGGGCGCGAGCAAGGTCGGCGTCATCGGCACTGGGCTGAAGCGGGAACTCCCGGGCGACGGCTCGTTCGACTTCCTCCCGTCGGAGGCGTTCAGTTTCGGCCTGGATTTCGAGCACCAGTGGGGCGGACGCCGGGGTCGCGACTACCGTCTGTGGGGCTTCTACTCGGGCAGCCTGATCCAGGGGTCGAGCGAGGCGCTCATCCGGCTGCAGCGCAATCCGACCCATTACTACCAGCGGCCCGACGCCACCTACCTGGCGGTCGACTCCACGGCCACCTCCATGTTCGGGAGCGATTGGCGCGTGCAACTCGAGAAGGAGGGGGAGCACTGGACGTGGGGAACATGGGCGGGCCAGCAGACCCCCGGCTTCGAGGTCAACGACTTCGGCTTCCTGACCACCGGGGAACGGCTCGACGTGGGAGCGCGCATCGGGTACCGGGAGATCAGACCGGGCGGCCTCTTCCGCAATTACAACATCAGCCTCTTCACGTACCACAACTTTCGTCATTCGCTCCTGGAGAAGGTGCGGGGGCCGGACCACTTCCGCCGGTCCTACGACACGGGCGCCGCGTGGATGAGCGGAAGGTTCACGTTCCTGAACAACTGGGCCCTCAACCTCAACTTCTCGTACTCGCCCGAATCCCAGTCCGACACGCAGACCCGCGGCGGTCCGCTCATGACCGAGCCGGCGGAGTTCAACGTCCGGGTGGACGCCAACACGGACCGGAGCCGGTCGTTCCACGTGTCGCCGAACTTCTCGTACCGGGGTGCGGCGCAGCGACGCGGACACGACATGAGCACCGGCGTCAACATCTCCTACCGGCCGCTCCCGAACTGGCGGGTGTCGCTGAATCCGAGGTACAACGACAGGCGGGACGCTGCCCAGTACGTGACCCGGTCGACCGCGCTGCCATACACACCGACGTACGGGGACCGGTACCTCTTCGGCGATCTCCAGCGGACCGGGTTCTCGATGGACACACGCCTGAACGTCTCGTTCACGCCCAACCTCAGCCTCCAGCTCTACGCCCAGCCGCTGCTCACGTCAGGCGACTACCGGAGCTACCGGCAACTTGCCGAAGCCGGATCGTTCGACTTTCTCGACTACGCCGAGGGGCGGGCCTACCGCTTCGACGGCGTCGTCACCGGTTGCACGGACGGAACGACCTGCGCCTTCGACGGCGTGCGCTACTTCGACTTCGACGGCGACGGCGAGTTGGACTACTCGACCCGGGACCGCGATTTCAACATCCGTTCGCTGCGAGGCAACGCGGTGTTCCGCTGGGAGTACCGCCCGGGTTCCGAACTCTTCCTCGTGTGGCAGCACGCGCGCCGCGAGAGCGTCCTGCTCGGCAACTTCGACCTCAGCCGGGACCTCGAGGGGCTGTGGCTGGCGCCGGCCGAGAACGTCTTCATCGTCAAGGTGAGCCACTACCTCTCGATCTGA
- the menC gene encoding o-succinylbenzoate synthase encodes MHPVEVTLREIELPLRERFIISSGWVENRRILLLEFRDQSGATAWSECVCGEQPNYSPETVDTARLALRRWLLPRVLGREIEGPEAVRPLLDEGVQGHPMAKAAIEMGIWGLSAEVRGVSLSELVGGTRDRVATGISLGLQPSPAALVEKARQAVDQGYGKIKLKIGPEQDVEYVAAVREALGPERALAVDANAAYTLADADRLAELDAFGLIMIEQPLAAGDLVRHARLQERLATPVCLDESIVDPASCEDMLALGSGRIVNIKPGRVGGFRNSREIHDISARAGVPVWCGGMLESGIGRAYNVALASMPNFRLPGDLSPSARYWERDIVTPEWTMSADGFVTVPRDRPGLGVAVDIERVEALTRRSETIAGGGVRVPA; translated from the coding sequence ATGCATCCGGTCGAAGTGACGCTGCGCGAGATCGAACTTCCGCTCCGGGAGCGGTTCATCATCTCGTCCGGATGGGTCGAGAACCGCCGGATCCTCCTCCTCGAGTTCCGCGACCAGAGCGGCGCCACGGCCTGGTCGGAGTGCGTGTGCGGGGAGCAGCCGAACTACTCTCCCGAGACCGTGGACACGGCCCGGCTGGCGTTGCGGCGCTGGCTCCTGCCGCGGGTGCTGGGGCGGGAGATCGAGGGCCCGGAGGCGGTGAGGCCCCTGCTGGATGAGGGCGTGCAGGGGCACCCCATGGCCAAGGCCGCGATCGAGATGGGGATCTGGGGCCTGAGCGCCGAGGTCCGGGGCGTCTCTCTGTCCGAACTCGTCGGGGGGACGCGCGACCGGGTGGCGACGGGGATCTCGCTCGGCCTCCAGCCTTCGCCCGCCGCGCTCGTCGAGAAGGCGCGGCAGGCGGTCGACCAGGGGTACGGCAAGATCAAGCTCAAGATCGGCCCGGAGCAGGACGTCGAGTACGTCGCGGCAGTGCGCGAGGCGCTGGGGCCCGAGCGGGCGCTCGCCGTCGACGCGAACGCGGCCTACACGCTGGCGGACGCCGACCGCCTGGCAGAACTCGACGCGTTCGGCCTGATCATGATCGAGCAGCCGCTCGCGGCCGGCGACCTCGTGCGTCACGCCCGGCTGCAGGAGCGGCTTGCCACGCCCGTCTGCCTCGACGAGTCGATCGTGGACCCGGCGTCGTGCGAGGACATGCTGGCGCTCGGCAGCGGGCGCATCGTGAACATCAAGCCGGGCCGGGTCGGCGGGTTCCGAAACTCCCGCGAGATCCACGACATCTCGGCGCGGGCCGGAGTGCCGGTCTGGTGCGGGGGGATGCTGGAGAGCGGGATCGGACGGGCTTACAACGTCGCGCTGGCTTCAATGCCGAACTTCCGGCTGCCCGGCGATCTGTCGCCGAGCGCCCGCTACTGGGAACGCGACATCGTCACCCCCGAGTGGACGATGAGCGCGGACGGCTTCGTGACCGTGCCGCGCGACCGGCCGGGGCTCGGCGTGGCAGTGGACATCGAGCGCGTGGAAGCGCTCACGCGGCGGAGCGAGACGATCGCCGGCGGCGGTGTCCGCGTTCCGGCGTGA
- a CDS encoding GNAT family N-acetyltransferase — protein sequence MTELRALETLEEWQTCVRLQEMTWGEGFSDIVPASVLQVSRKIGGFAGGAFEDGRMIGFVYSLLGRFEGVPSHWSHMLAVEPSARGRGLGRDLKLFQRDSVRFDGIRTIFWTYDPMVARNAHLNLNRLGATVLRYAPNMYGADTGSPLHGGGETDRFIVRWDLDGPETRRALDEGPRRSARRLHVPLPDPACVVQRPGGRGTAAAGLPGGDEVFVEVPADVESLPPDGSLERWRETVRDAFLAYLRRGYAVESLVRNPSANRCFYVLRRSA from the coding sequence GTGACCGAGTTACGCGCGCTCGAGACGCTCGAGGAGTGGCAGACGTGCGTACGGCTCCAGGAGATGACGTGGGGGGAAGGGTTCTCCGACATTGTTCCCGCTTCCGTCCTCCAGGTCTCGCGCAAGATCGGGGGCTTCGCGGGAGGGGCGTTCGAGGACGGTCGCATGATCGGTTTCGTCTATTCCCTGCTGGGGCGGTTCGAGGGTGTCCCGTCGCACTGGTCGCACATGCTGGCCGTCGAACCGTCCGCGCGCGGGCGGGGCCTGGGCCGCGACCTGAAGCTCTTCCAGCGGGACTCTGTCCGGTTCGACGGCATCCGAACCATCTTCTGGACGTACGACCCGATGGTCGCGCGCAACGCGCACTTGAACCTGAACCGGCTCGGCGCGACGGTGCTTCGCTACGCACCGAACATGTACGGCGCCGATACGGGGAGCCCCTTGCATGGCGGCGGCGAAACCGACCGGTTCATCGTGCGCTGGGATCTCGACGGCCCGGAGACGCGCCGGGCCCTCGACGAGGGACCCCGGCGCTCGGCCCGGCGGCTCCATGTGCCGCTTCCGGACCCGGCGTGCGTCGTGCAACGGCCGGGAGGACGCGGCACGGCGGCCGCCGGACTGCCCGGGGGCGACGAGGTCTTCGTCGAGGTTCCGGCAGATGTCGAATCGCTGCCACCCGATGGGTCGCTCGAGCGGTGGCGCGAAACGGTGCGGGACGCGTTCCTGGCCTACCTCAGGAGGGGATATGCGGTGGAGAGCCTTGTCAGAAATCCCTCGGCGAACCGGTGCTTCTATGTCCTGCGCCGGAGCGCGTGA